From a region of the Streptomyces venezuelae genome:
- the gyrA gene encoding DNA gyrase subunit A, protein MADETTPTAENPAEEQPVLRIEPVGLETEMQRSYLDYAMSVIVSRALPDVRDGLKPVHRRVLYAMYDGGYRPEKGFYKCARVVGDVMGTYHPHGDSSIYDALVRLAQPWSMRMPLVDSNGNFGSPGNDPAAAMRYTECKLMPLAMEMLRDIDEETVDFQDNYDGRNQEPTVLPARFPNLLINGSAGIAVGMATNIPPHNLREVADGAQWYLANPEASHEELQDALIERIKGPDFPTGALVVGRKGIEEAYRTGRGSITMRAVVEVEEIQNRQCLVVTELPYQTNPDNLAQKIADLVKDGKVGGIADVRDETSSRTGQRLVIVLKRDAVAKVVLNNLYKHTELQTNFGANMLALVDGVPRTLSIDAFIRHWVTHQIEVIVRRTRFRLRKAEERAHILRGLLKALDAIDEVIALIRRSNTVEIAREGLMGLLEIDEIQANAILEMQLRRLAALERQKIVAEHDELQAKINEYNAILASEERQRSIVSEELAAIVEKFGDDRRSKLVPFDGDMSIEDLIAEEDIVVTITHGGYVKRTKTEDYRSQKRGGKGVRGTKLKQDDLVDHFFVSTTHHWLLFFTNKGRVYRSKAYELPDAGRDARGQHVANLLAFQPDEKIAQILAIRDYEAAPYLILATKGGLVKKTALKDYDSPRSGGVIAINLRETEDGSDDELIGAELVSAEDDLLLISKKAQSIRFTATDDALRPMGRATSGVKGMSFREGDELLSMNVVRPGTFVFTATDGGYAKRTPVDEYRVQGRGGLGIKAAKIVEDRGSLVGALVVDESDEILAITLGGGVIRTRVNEVRETGRDTMGVQLINLGKRDAVVGIARNAEAGQEADEVEADENDTEVADGQATEDAEGTQPSAGEHEE, encoded by the coding sequence ATGGCCGACGAAACCACCCCCACCGCAGAGAATCCCGCGGAGGAGCAGCCCGTGCTGCGCATCGAGCCCGTCGGGCTCGAGACGGAGATGCAGCGCTCCTACCTCGACTACGCGATGTCCGTCATCGTCTCGCGCGCCCTGCCGGACGTGCGCGACGGCCTCAAGCCGGTGCACCGCCGCGTGCTGTACGCGATGTACGACGGCGGCTACCGGCCCGAGAAGGGCTTCTACAAGTGCGCCCGCGTCGTCGGCGACGTCATGGGCACCTACCACCCGCACGGTGACAGCTCGATCTACGACGCCCTGGTCCGCCTGGCCCAGCCGTGGTCGATGCGCATGCCGCTGGTGGACTCCAACGGCAACTTCGGCTCCCCGGGCAACGACCCGGCGGCCGCGATGCGCTACACCGAGTGCAAGCTCATGCCGCTGGCCATGGAGATGCTCCGGGACATCGACGAGGAGACCGTCGACTTCCAGGACAACTACGACGGCCGCAACCAGGAGCCCACCGTGCTCCCGGCGCGCTTCCCGAACCTGCTGATCAACGGCAGCGCCGGCATCGCCGTCGGTATGGCCACCAACATCCCGCCGCACAACCTCCGCGAGGTCGCGGACGGCGCGCAGTGGTACCTGGCCAACCCGGAGGCCTCGCACGAGGAGCTCCAGGACGCGCTCATCGAGCGGATCAAGGGCCCGGACTTCCCGACCGGTGCCCTGGTCGTGGGCCGCAAGGGCATCGAGGAGGCGTACCGGACCGGTCGCGGCTCCATCACGATGCGCGCGGTGGTGGAGGTCGAGGAGATCCAGAACCGCCAGTGCCTGGTGGTCACGGAGCTCCCGTACCAGACCAACCCCGACAACCTCGCGCAGAAGATCGCGGACCTGGTCAAGGACGGCAAGGTCGGCGGCATCGCCGACGTCCGCGACGAGACCTCCTCGCGCACCGGGCAGCGCCTGGTGATCGTGCTGAAGCGCGACGCCGTCGCCAAGGTCGTGCTGAACAACCTCTACAAGCACACCGAGCTGCAGACCAACTTCGGCGCGAACATGCTGGCGCTGGTGGACGGCGTGCCGCGCACGCTGTCGATCGACGCGTTCATCCGCCACTGGGTGACCCACCAGATCGAGGTCATCGTCCGGCGCACGAGGTTCCGCCTGCGCAAGGCGGAGGAGCGCGCCCACATCCTGCGCGGCCTGCTCAAGGCGCTGGACGCGATCGACGAGGTCATCGCACTCATCCGGCGCAGCAACACGGTCGAGATCGCGCGCGAGGGCCTGATGGGCCTCCTGGAGATCGACGAGATCCAGGCGAACGCGATCCTGGAGATGCAGCTCCGCCGCCTCGCGGCCCTGGAGCGCCAGAAGATCGTCGCCGAGCACGACGAGCTCCAGGCCAAGATCAACGAGTACAACGCGATCCTGGCCTCGGAGGAGCGTCAGCGCTCCATCGTCAGCGAGGAACTGGCCGCCATCGTCGAGAAGTTCGGCGACGACCGGCGTTCCAAGCTGGTGCCCTTCGACGGTGACATGTCCATCGAGGACCTGATCGCCGAAGAGGACATCGTCGTCACGATCACCCACGGCGGCTACGTCAAGCGCACCAAGACCGAGGACTACCGCTCGCAGAAGCGCGGCGGCAAGGGCGTGCGCGGCACGAAGCTGAAGCAGGACGACCTGGTCGACCACTTCTTCGTCTCCACCACGCACCACTGGCTGCTGTTCTTCACGAACAAGGGCCGGGTCTACCGGTCCAAGGCGTACGAGCTCCCGGACGCCGGCCGCGACGCCCGCGGGCAGCACGTGGCGAACCTGCTGGCCTTCCAGCCGGACGAGAAGATCGCCCAGATCCTCGCGATCCGCGACTACGAGGCGGCGCCCTACCTGATCCTGGCCACCAAGGGCGGCCTGGTGAAGAAGACGGCGCTCAAGGACTACGACTCCCCGCGGTCGGGCGGTGTCATCGCGATCAACCTCCGGGAGACCGAGGACGGCAGCGACGACGAGCTGATCGGCGCGGAGCTGGTGTCCGCCGAGGACGACCTGCTGCTGATCAGCAAGAAGGCGCAGTCGATCCGCTTCACGGCCACCGACGACGCGCTGCGTCCGATGGGCCGCGCCACCTCGGGCGTGAAGGGCATGAGTTTCCGGGAAGGTGACGAACTGCTCTCGATGAACGTTGTGCGGCCGGGTACGTTCGTCTTCACCGCGACCGACGGCGGCTACGCCAAGCGGACGCCGGTCGACGAGTACCGCGTCCAGGGCCGTGGCGGCCTGGGTATCAAGGCCGCCAAGATCGTGGAGGACCGCGGCTCGCTCGTCGGGGCGCTCGTGGTCGACGAGAGCGACGAGATTCTCGCCATCACGCTCGGCGGTGGTGTGATTCGTACGCGCGTCAACGAAGTCAGGGAGACCGGCCGTGACACCATGGGCGTCCAGCTGATCAACCTGGGCAAGCGCGATGCCGTGGTCGGCATCGCCCGGAACGCCGAGGCCGGTCAGGAAGCTGACGAGGTCGAGGCCGACGAGAACGACACCGAGGTGGCCGACGGACAGGCCACCGAGGACGCCGAGGGCACGCAGCCCTCGGCCGGGGAGCACGAGGAGTAA
- a CDS encoding DUF3566 domain-containing protein yields the protein MTDTRGPKPSVGADAGQDQPAQPYHPPQAYPAPSGPATAQGGKGSGAQRKPRTGVRTAPRTRKARLRVAKADPWSVMKVSFLLSIALGICTIVAAAVLWMVMDAMGVFSTVGGTISEATGSNEGNGFDLQSFLSLPRVLIFTSVIAVIDVVLATALATLGAFIYNLSAGFVGGVELTLAEDE from the coding sequence GTGACGGACACCCGAGGACCGAAGCCGTCGGTCGGCGCTGACGCAGGCCAGGACCAGCCCGCACAGCCGTACCACCCGCCGCAGGCCTACCCGGCGCCCTCGGGCCCGGCGACGGCGCAGGGCGGCAAGGGATCGGGCGCGCAGCGCAAGCCGCGCACGGGGGTCCGTACGGCCCCCCGCACGCGCAAGGCGCGGCTGCGCGTGGCCAAGGCCGACCCGTGGTCGGTCATGAAGGTCAGCTTCCTGCTGTCGATCGCGCTCGGCATCTGCACGATCGTGGCGGCGGCCGTGCTGTGGATGGTCATGGACGCGATGGGCGTCTTCTCGACCGTCGGCGGCACGATCAGCGAGGCGACCGGTTCGAACGAGGGCAACGGCTTCGACCTCCAGTCGTTCCTGTCGCTGCCGCGCGTTCTGATCTTCACATCGGTCATCGCGGTGATCGACGTGGTGCTGGCGACGGCACTGGCCACGCTGGGCGCGTTCATCTACAACCTGTCGGCGGGCTTCGTCGGCGGTGTGGAGCTCACCCTCGCCGAGGACGAGTAG
- a CDS encoding DLW-39 family protein, whose protein sequence is MKKLLLVALAAIGGLLVYRQIQADRAEQDLWTEATDSVPSGSGV, encoded by the coding sequence GTGAAGAAGCTGCTCCTGGTCGCACTGGCCGCCATCGGCGGGCTCCTCGTGTACCGCCAGATCCAGGCGGACCGCGCCGAGCAGGACCTGTGGACGGAGGCAACCGACTCCGTGCCCTCTGGTTCCGGTGTGTGA
- a CDS encoding serine/threonine-protein kinase, protein MGEVFAGRYELVDPIGRGGAGAVWRAWDHRRRRYVAAKVLMQSDAHTLLRFVREQALRIDHPHVLAPASWAADDDKVLFTMDLVGGGSLGHVIGDYGPLPARFVCGLLDQLLSGLAAVHAEGVVHRDVKPANILMEATGTGRPHLRLSDFGISMRKGEPRLTETDLVVGTPGYFAPEQLLGAEPDFPADLFAVGLVALYLLQGRRPDSRALVEHFLAQGTPSAPESVPAPLWDVVAGLLQPDPRNRFRTATGARKALAGAVELLPPPAPDEDPVEVFDQLGPLPPGFGPHGPLSTAAAPPRAPAAQPPAPGPSASLTVPAEPARTDPRGTAPTAPAALTAPAAPAAPVPAASVSPAVPARAPSYGPSETGSFHLPPPAVPAPAGAPVRAGGGIAPPPAKAVASLLAAALLCFAVGVWALTQL, encoded by the coding sequence ATGGGTGAGGTCTTCGCCGGTCGGTACGAGCTGGTCGATCCGATCGGACGCGGTGGCGCGGGGGCCGTGTGGCGGGCCTGGGACCACCGCCGGCGCCGCTACGTGGCCGCGAAGGTCCTCATGCAGAGCGACGCCCACACGCTCCTGCGGTTCGTGAGGGAGCAGGCGCTGCGGATCGACCATCCGCACGTGCTCGCTCCGGCCAGCTGGGCTGCCGACGACGACAAGGTCCTCTTCACCATGGACCTGGTCGGCGGCGGCTCGCTCGGCCATGTGATCGGGGACTACGGGCCCCTGCCGGCCCGGTTCGTGTGCGGCCTGCTCGACCAGCTCCTTTCGGGGCTCGCGGCGGTGCACGCGGAGGGCGTGGTGCACCGCGACGTCAAACCGGCCAACATCCTGATGGAGGCCACCGGAACCGGGCGGCCGCACCTGCGGCTGTCCGACTTCGGCATCTCCATGCGCAAGGGCGAGCCCCGGCTGACCGAGACCGACCTCGTGGTCGGCACGCCGGGCTATTTCGCCCCCGAGCAACTGCTGGGCGCCGAGCCCGACTTCCCCGCCGACCTGTTCGCCGTGGGACTGGTCGCGCTGTACCTCCTGCAGGGCCGCAGGCCCGATTCCCGGGCTCTGGTGGAGCACTTCCTCGCGCAGGGCACGCCGAGCGCCCCCGAGAGCGTTCCCGCACCGCTCTGGGACGTCGTCGCCGGTCTCCTGCAGCCCGACCCCCGGAACCGCTTCCGGACCGCCACAGGGGCGCGCAAGGCCCTTGCCGGGGCCGTGGAGCTGCTGCCGCCGCCCGCCCCGGACGAGGATCCGGTGGAGGTGTTCGACCAACTCGGCCCGCTGCCGCCCGGATTCGGCCCGCACGGCCCGCTGAGCACGGCGGCCGCACCCCCGCGGGCTCCCGCGGCCCAGCCCCCGGCTCCGGGGCCTTCCGCCTCCCTGACCGTGCCCGCGGAGCCCGCCCGGACCGACCCGCGCGGGACGGCGCCGACGGCTCCGGCCGCACTGACGGCCCCGGCCGCACCGGCGGCCCCGGTTCCGGCCGCTTCCGTCTCCCCCGCCGTCCCGGCCCGGGCGCCCTCGTACGGGCCCTCGGAGACGGGCAGCTTCCACCTGCCGCCGCCGGCCGTCCCGGCTCCCGCCGGGGCGCCGGTCCGGGCGGGCGGCGGGATCGCCCCGCCCCCGGCGAAGGCGGTGGCCTCCCTGCTCGCCGCCGCGCTGCTCTGCTTCGCGGTGGGCGTCTGGGCCCTCACCCAGCTGTAG